In the Alkaliphilus oremlandii OhILAs genome, one interval contains:
- a CDS encoding gamma carbonic anhydrase family protein, which produces MIKSFRDKNPMIHEHCFIAETANVIGDIVIGENSSIWYNVVIRADVNSVRIGKNTNIQDNSVIHNSDDFPTIIGDDVTVGHNAIVHACSVGNKVLIGMGAIVLDGAEIGDETIIGAGSIVTSGKKIPSGVLALGSPAKVIRELTVEEKKSLIDSAEKYVKLSKDHKVE; this is translated from the coding sequence ATGATTAAGTCTTTTAGAGATAAAAACCCCATGATACATGAGCATTGCTTCATTGCGGAAACTGCCAATGTGATAGGCGATATTGTTATTGGAGAAAATTCAAGTATTTGGTACAATGTGGTCATTCGTGCCGATGTGAACTCTGTACGGATTGGAAAGAACACCAATATTCAAGACAACTCAGTGATTCACAATAGCGATGATTTTCCTACCATCATTGGAGATGATGTAACGGTAGGTCATAATGCCATCGTACATGCTTGCTCTGTCGGTAATAAGGTTCTCATTGGTATGGGTGCCATTGTATTAGACGGTGCAGAGATCGGAGACGAGACCATTATAGGGGCAGGGTCTATCGTTACATCTGGTAAAAAAATTCCATCCGGTGTTCTAGCCTTAGGTTCTCCTGCAAAGGTCATTAGAGAATTAACAGTAGAAGAAAAGAAGTCCTTAATCGATTCTGCTGAAAAATATGTAAAGCTATCTAAGGATCATAAGGTGGAATAG
- the scfB gene encoding thioether cross-link-forming SCIFF peptide maturase yields the protein MMIHKFYQDNTYMVMDVNSGAVHVIDKLTYDVLDFYGNKGTEEIVELLKAKYSAEEIKEAVKELDLIKTEGLLFSDDRYFNHDGFKNKKPVVKALCLHIAHDCNIRCKYCFASQGDFKGVRSLMSEEVGKKAIDFLLENSGGRRNLEVDFFGGEPLMNFETVKKIVDYGRSKEKEFNKNIRFTMTTNGVLLNDENMAYINENMHNVVLSIDGRREVNDNMRYAINGQGTYDIIVPKFLKMAELRGHRNYYVRGTFTKENLDFAKDVLHLADLGFKSTSMEPVVAEPHHDYAISEEDLQTVFDQYEELSKEYVKRIKEGKGFDFFHFMVDLNQGPCVIKRVSGCGAGAEYLAITPEGEIYPCHQFVGNEDFKVGNIMEGTLNTDLYNEFNNAHIYNKEKCGTCWAKFYCSGGCHANAYNFNKNIYEPYDVGCEMEKKRVECALIIQAKLAEENSND from the coding sequence ATGATGATTCATAAATTTTATCAAGATAATACCTATATGGTGATGGATGTCAATAGTGGTGCAGTCCATGTGATTGATAAGCTAACCTATGACGTTCTAGATTTCTATGGAAATAAGGGTACAGAAGAAATTGTAGAACTACTGAAAGCGAAATATTCCGCAGAAGAAATAAAGGAAGCAGTAAAAGAATTGGATTTAATAAAGACAGAGGGTCTTTTATTTTCAGACGACCGTTATTTTAATCATGATGGCTTTAAAAACAAGAAACCTGTTGTTAAAGCTTTATGTTTACATATAGCTCACGATTGTAACATCCGTTGTAAATATTGCTTTGCTTCCCAAGGCGACTTTAAAGGCGTTCGAAGCTTGATGAGCGAAGAAGTAGGGAAGAAAGCCATTGATTTTCTACTAGAAAACTCCGGTGGTAGACGGAATTTAGAGGTGGACTTCTTTGGTGGAGAGCCGCTGATGAACTTTGAAACCGTAAAGAAAATTGTAGATTACGGAAGAAGCAAGGAGAAAGAGTTTAATAAAAATATTCGATTTACAATGACTACCAACGGTGTACTCCTCAATGATGAGAACATGGCGTATATCAATGAAAATATGCATAATGTAGTCCTCAGTATTGATGGAAGACGTGAAGTCAATGACAATATGAGGTACGCTATCAATGGACAAGGTACCTACGATATCATCGTACCGAAATTCTTAAAAATGGCAGAGTTAAGAGGTCATCGAAATTATTATGTAAGAGGAACCTTTACGAAGGAGAACTTAGACTTTGCAAAAGACGTCCTGCATCTTGCAGATCTTGGATTTAAAAGTACTTCTATGGAGCCCGTAGTAGCAGAGCCACACCACGATTATGCAATCAGTGAAGAGGACCTTCAAACGGTATTTGATCAATATGAAGAACTATCCAAAGAATATGTGAAGAGAATCAAAGAAGGAAAGGGATTCGATTTCTTCCACTTTATGGTTGATTTGAATCAAGGACCTTGCGTTATCAAGAGAGTTTCTGGATGCGGCGCTGGTGCAGAGTATTTAGCAATCACGCCGGAAGGTGAAATTTATCCATGCCACCAATTTGTAGGAAATGAAGATTTCAAGGTTGGAAATATCATGGAAGGCACATTAAATACAGATTTATATAATGAATTCAACAACGCTCATATTTATAACAAAGAGAAATGCGGAACGTGCTGGGCTAAATTTTATTGCAGCGGTGGTTGCCATGCCAATGCATACAATTTCAATAAAAATATTTATGAGCCATACGATGTTGGATGTGAAATGGAAAAGAAAAGAGTGGAATGTGCTCTAATTATACAAGCAAAGTTAGCGGAGGAAAACAGCAATGATTAA
- the scfA gene encoding six-cysteine ranthipeptide SCIFF, translating into MKHIKTLSGATLVKSAIKGGCGECQTSCQSACKTSCTVANQECENK; encoded by the coding sequence ATGAAGCATATCAAAACATTAAGCGGAGCAACGCTTGTAAAAAGCGCGATCAAAGGTGGATGTGGAGAGTGTCAAACTTCTTGCCAATCTGCTTGCAAAACATCTTGTACAGTAGCAAATCAAGAATGCGAGAATAAATAA
- a CDS encoding TIGR04086 family membrane protein — MRNIKKNTVNLGYFNIRIYGRGLIRGYTVALILFLLVAVLITYSSVGEHIIPLSTSIIMIIGIVFSAMYCSVKLRSKGWLHGGIVGLIFVLILIIISKAFISGYSFDQITLYKMILGLGAGAIGGMLGVNIK, encoded by the coding sequence ATGAGAAATATCAAAAAAAATACAGTGAACCTAGGTTATTTTAACATAAGAATATACGGTCGTGGACTCATTCGAGGATATACAGTAGCTTTAATCCTCTTTCTTCTAGTGGCTGTTCTAATAACTTATTCCAGTGTTGGAGAGCATATCATCCCATTATCTACATCGATTATTATGATCATCGGTATTGTTTTTTCTGCTATGTATTGCTCTGTTAAATTGAGAAGCAAAGGGTGGCTTCATGGAGGTATTGTAGGGTTGATCTTTGTCCTCATATTGATTATCATCAGTAAAGCATTTATATCGGGTTATTCTTTCGATCAAATCACCCTATATAAAATGATCTTGGGATTAGGCGCAGGCGCCATTGGCGGAATGTTGGGTGTGAACATTAAATAA
- the yajC gene encoding preprotein translocase subunit YajC: MPAAVANLVLPLGVFVVFYFILIRPQQKKDKKIKEMRNNLKVGDEVITIGGIHGKVTKIKEDIMTLEVGADKVKLTMSKWAVGTVTQQEKSIEK; the protein is encoded by the coding sequence ATGCCAGCAGCAGTTGCGAATTTAGTATTACCATTAGGCGTTTTTGTTGTTTTTTATTTCATATTAATTAGACCGCAACAAAAAAAGGATAAGAAAATAAAGGAAATGAGAAATAACTTAAAGGTTGGGGATGAAGTCATCACGATTGGAGGAATTCATGGTAAAGTGACTAAAATAAAAGAGGATATTATGACTCTTGAAGTTGGTGCAGACAAAGTTAAATTAACAATGTCTAAATGGGCCGTTGGAACTGTAACTCAGCAAGAAAAGAGCATTGAGAAATAA
- the tgt gene encoding tRNA guanosine(34) transglycosylase Tgt, whose translation MAIRYELIKTCKQSGARLGRLHTPHGVIETPIFMPVGTQATVKAMTPEELKDMNAQIILSNTYHLYLRPGHKLIEKAGGLHKFMNWDRPILTDSGGFQVFSLGPLRKIREEGVEFRSHLDGSKHFISPEIAVEIQNSLGSDIMMAFDECAPYPADYDYVKNSLERTTRWAKRCKDAHKNTDQQALFGIIQGGMYKDLRKQSAEEIIGLDFPGYSVGGLSVGEPKDIMYDVLEYTTPLMPKDKPRYLMGVGSPDDLIEGVIRGIDMFDCVLPSRIGRNGTAMTSRGKVVIKNASHTESFEPLDTECGCYTCKNYSKAYLRHLFKANEILGLRLLTNHNLHFLLNLMEEVRQAIREDRLLDYRKDFFEKYGYNL comes from the coding sequence GTGGCAATTAGATATGAATTAATAAAAACATGTAAACAGAGTGGTGCAAGATTAGGTCGATTACATACACCCCACGGTGTGATAGAAACGCCGATCTTTATGCCTGTAGGGACTCAAGCTACAGTTAAAGCAATGACACCGGAAGAATTAAAGGATATGAATGCACAAATTATTTTAAGTAATACATACCATTTATATCTGAGACCAGGACACAAGCTTATTGAAAAAGCAGGAGGACTACATAAGTTTATGAATTGGGATCGACCAATTTTAACGGATAGTGGTGGTTTCCAAGTCTTTAGCTTAGGCCCATTAAGAAAGATCAGGGAGGAAGGCGTAGAGTTTCGATCTCACTTAGATGGTTCGAAGCACTTTATCAGTCCTGAAATCGCTGTTGAAATCCAAAATTCATTGGGCTCGGATATTATGATGGCCTTTGATGAATGTGCGCCATACCCGGCAGACTATGATTACGTAAAAAATTCTCTTGAAAGAACTACACGATGGGCAAAAAGATGTAAAGATGCTCATAAAAATACGGATCAACAGGCTTTGTTCGGTATCATTCAAGGTGGAATGTATAAGGACTTAAGAAAGCAAAGTGCGGAGGAGATCATCGGATTAGATTTCCCAGGATACTCTGTAGGCGGATTGAGCGTTGGGGAGCCCAAGGATATTATGTATGATGTCTTAGAGTATACCACACCGTTGATGCCGAAGGATAAACCAAGGTATCTGATGGGGGTTGGTAGTCCAGATGATTTAATTGAAGGTGTAATTAGAGGCATTGACATGTTCGATTGTGTTCTCCCTTCCAGAATCGGTAGAAATGGGACAGCCATGACCAGCAGAGGAAAAGTTGTCATAAAAAATGCAAGTCATACAGAAAGTTTCGAACCACTGGATACTGAATGTGGCTGCTATACCTGTAAAAATTATTCGAAGGCTTATTTACGCCACTTATTTAAGGCAAATGAAATTTTAGGATTGAGGCTTCTAACCAATCATAATCTCCATTTCCTTTTAAACTTAATGGAAGAAGTGAGACAAGCCATTCGAGAAGACCGCTTATTGGACTATCGTAAAGATTTCTTTGAGAAATATGGATACAATTTATAA
- the queA gene encoding tRNA preQ1(34) S-adenosylmethionine ribosyltransferase-isomerase QueA, with the protein METKDFDYDLPEELIAQVPLEHRDQSRLMVLDKETGDIAHRHFYDIIDFLNEGDCLVLNDTRVLPARLIGEKEGSGGKIEFLLLKRIELDTWEALVKPGKKAKVGSRFIFGDGRLCTEVIGIGEEGSRIIKFQYDGVFEDILDQLGQMPLPPYITEKLEDKERYQTVYSKNQGSAAAPTAGLHFTSELLKKLEEKGVKTAYITLHVGLGTFRPVKVEKIEEHTMHSEFYTIDDKNANIINEAKANGKRIIAVGTTSCRTLESVATKDGIIEPKSGWTDIFIYPGYDFKIVDNLITNFHLPESTLIMLVSTLAGKEATLNAYKIAVKEGYRFFSFGDAMFIK; encoded by the coding sequence ATGGAAACAAAGGATTTTGATTATGATTTACCAGAGGAATTAATTGCGCAGGTCCCTTTAGAGCATCGAGATCAATCTAGGCTCATGGTATTGGATAAAGAGACCGGGGATATTGCACATCGGCATTTTTATGATATAATAGATTTTTTAAATGAAGGAGACTGCCTTGTACTAAACGATACGAGAGTGCTACCGGCAAGACTGATTGGAGAGAAGGAAGGGTCTGGCGGTAAAATAGAATTTCTCCTACTAAAAAGAATAGAGCTGGATACATGGGAGGCCTTGGTTAAGCCTGGTAAGAAGGCGAAGGTTGGCAGTCGATTTATATTTGGCGATGGACGCTTGTGCACAGAAGTGATAGGTATTGGAGAAGAAGGCTCCCGGATTATAAAGTTTCAATACGATGGTGTGTTTGAGGATATATTGGATCAGCTAGGACAAATGCCCCTACCACCGTACATTACTGAAAAATTAGAGGACAAAGAAAGATATCAGACCGTCTATTCTAAAAATCAAGGTTCTGCAGCGGCACCTACTGCTGGATTGCACTTTACCAGTGAATTATTAAAGAAACTTGAAGAAAAAGGTGTAAAAACAGCCTATATCACTTTACACGTAGGGCTGGGTACTTTTCGACCTGTTAAAGTAGAAAAAATTGAAGAACATACGATGCATTCTGAGTTTTATACCATAGACGATAAGAATGCCAATATCATCAATGAAGCGAAGGCCAATGGGAAAAGGATAATTGCAGTGGGAACAACAAGTTGTAGAACTTTAGAGTCCGTAGCAACAAAGGATGGTATCATCGAACCGAAGAGTGGGTGGACGGATATCTTTATTTATCCAGGATATGATTTTAAAATCGTAGATAATCTCATCACGAATTTCCATTTACCAGAATCTACATTGATTATGCTGGTCAGCACTTTAGCAGGGAAGGAAGCAACTTTGAATGCATATAAAATTGCGGTAAAGGAAGGATATCGATTCTTTAGCTTTGGCGATGCGATGTTTATTAAATAA
- a CDS encoding SpoIID/LytB domain-containing protein, translating into MKTRKKILSIAIISLVLMMNLLQVFSYEKSRIPEYIKIGLFFDRTAKAMVAIESPEGIEAGIFYGEEYVPLFELKEKKIVLKKDVENGLGEGSYHIQIGQDFSSYREAEGFLSTIESIIRDGYLCYEGGWKVFVGIYSDENSAEENARQIRSYGYAAKPVMPSSTRVQVVDDYGNPIFMYDSSQDIYFAGRNRGVSVPIITVEGNKYRGAVTAKRLSNSDMTIINKLPLQEYLYGVVPAEMPAAWPMEALKAQAVSARVFTLSNLNKYQQFDFNLCATTNSQVYKGYSGEHPNTNRAVDETRSTIVTYQGNLIETFYHSNSGGYTESSENVWSAALPYARGIKDDFSLNELHSTWEVSFTKEDIKRQLASNNIFIGDIVDMKITSTSESGRVLSLVIYGTTGQETLEKQRSRTVLGLKSNYFFIDSNGFEKENGVAAINSSGIIFDNIALKNKKVVTASGVYNVGDSNNLYISNGRELQEIKDTSVVRASSDDFTIFGRGYGHGIGMSQYGAKKMGELGYSFEEILQHYYTGVKVE; encoded by the coding sequence ATGAAAACAAGAAAAAAAATACTCAGTATCGCTATCATATCACTGGTGTTGATGATGAATTTGCTCCAGGTTTTTTCTTATGAAAAATCACGGATACCAGAATATATAAAGATTGGCTTGTTTTTCGATAGAACAGCGAAAGCTATGGTAGCGATAGAAAGCCCAGAGGGAATTGAAGCTGGAATTTTTTATGGGGAAGAATACGTCCCATTATTTGAGTTGAAGGAAAAAAAGATTGTATTGAAAAAAGATGTGGAGAATGGCCTCGGAGAAGGCTCATACCATATTCAAATTGGACAAGATTTCTCAAGCTATAGAGAGGCTGAGGGCTTTTTATCCACCATAGAAAGTATCATAAGAGATGGATATTTATGCTATGAAGGTGGCTGGAAGGTTTTTGTTGGAATATACTCAGATGAAAATAGCGCAGAAGAAAATGCAAGGCAGATCAGAAGCTATGGATATGCGGCTAAACCAGTGATGCCTTCCAGTACGAGAGTTCAAGTTGTGGATGACTACGGTAATCCAATCTTTATGTATGATTCCTCACAGGATATATATTTTGCTGGCAGAAATCGTGGTGTTTCTGTTCCTATCATCACTGTGGAAGGAAACAAGTACAGAGGAGCTGTCACAGCCAAAAGATTGTCCAACAGTGATATGACCATTATTAATAAATTACCACTGCAAGAATATTTATATGGCGTTGTACCAGCTGAGATGCCTGCTGCATGGCCAATGGAAGCTTTAAAGGCGCAAGCCGTTTCAGCAAGGGTATTTACACTTTCGAATCTGAATAAGTATCAACAATTTGATTTTAACCTATGTGCTACAACGAATTCTCAAGTATATAAAGGTTATAGTGGAGAACATCCAAACACCAATCGGGCAGTAGATGAAACACGGTCTACGATTGTGACCTATCAAGGAAATTTAATAGAAACCTTTTATCATTCCAATAGCGGTGGCTATACAGAAAGCAGTGAAAATGTTTGGAGTGCTGCACTCCCTTACGCAAGAGGGATAAAAGATGATTTTTCCTTAAATGAATTACATAGCACCTGGGAAGTGTCTTTTACAAAAGAGGACATAAAAAGGCAATTGGCTTCTAATAATATATTCATAGGTGATATTGTGGATATGAAAATCACTTCGACTTCTGAGAGTGGTAGAGTTCTGTCCTTGGTCATCTATGGAACAACGGGACAAGAAACCTTAGAAAAACAAAGAAGTAGAACTGTTTTAGGATTAAAGAGCAATTATTTTTTTATAGATAGCAATGGTTTTGAAAAGGAAAATGGTGTGGCTGCCATCAATAGCAGTGGCATTATTTTTGATAATATTGCTTTAAAAAATAAAAAAGTTGTTACAGCCAGCGGTGTATATAATGTTGGAGATAGCAATAACCTCTATATCTCTAATGGTAGAGAACTTCAAGAAATTAAGGATACATCTGTGGTTAGAGCCAGCTCTGATGATTTTACGATATTCGGCAGAGGATATGGCCACGGTATTGGCATGAGCCAATATGGCGCAAAGAAAATGGGAGAGTTAGGATATAGTTTTGAAGAAATATTACAGCACTATTATACAGGAGTAAAGGTGGAATAA
- the ruvB gene encoding Holliday junction branch migration DNA helicase RuvB, translating to MEDRILSNTVRNEDYEIEGGLRPKFLNDYIGQDKVKERMKIFIEAALHRNEALDHVLLYGPPGLGKTTLSNIIANEMNVNIKITSGPVIERAGDLAAILTNLSENDVLFIDEIHRINRTVEEVLYPAMEDYALDIIIGKGPSARSIRLDLPKFTLIGATTRAGLLTGPLRDRFGVIAKLELYDTEQLKEIIRRSAYILNVYIDDNGAKEIASRSRGTPRIANRLLKRVRDFAQVRGDGRITLEIAQEALELLEIDLLGLDNTDKKMIETMIHNFGGGPVGLDTLAAATGEERNTIEDVYEPYLLQIGFINRTPRGRIVLEKAYNHFNIPFQK from the coding sequence ATGGAAGATAGAATCCTTTCAAATACAGTGAGAAATGAAGATTATGAGATTGAAGGGGGCCTCCGTCCCAAGTTTTTGAACGATTACATCGGACAGGATAAAGTGAAGGAGAGAATGAAGATCTTTATTGAGGCAGCATTACATAGAAATGAAGCATTAGACCACGTGCTTTTATATGGACCGCCGGGCTTAGGTAAAACCACTTTATCCAATATTATTGCAAATGAGATGAATGTCAATATAAAAATAACATCGGGTCCTGTAATAGAGCGAGCCGGGGATTTAGCTGCCATTCTGACGAATTTATCGGAGAATGATGTTTTATTCATTGATGAAATTCATCGAATCAATAGAACCGTTGAGGAAGTTCTGTACCCTGCTATGGAAGACTATGCCTTAGATATCATCATCGGCAAAGGGCCCAGTGCTAGGTCTATCCGATTGGATCTCCCTAAATTTACACTAATCGGTGCAACAACTAGGGCAGGTCTTCTTACAGGGCCTCTTCGAGATCGTTTCGGTGTCATTGCAAAATTAGAGCTGTATGATACAGAGCAGCTGAAAGAAATCATAAGGAGATCAGCTTATATTTTAAATGTCTATATCGACGATAATGGTGCCAAGGAGATTGCTTCAAGGTCTAGAGGAACCCCTCGTATTGCCAATCGATTGCTAAAGCGAGTTAGGGACTTCGCTCAGGTTAGAGGCGATGGGCGTATTACTTTAGAAATTGCTCAAGAGGCACTGGAGCTACTAGAAATCGATTTGTTAGGCTTAGATAACACTGATAAAAAAATGATAGAAACGATGATTCATAATTTTGGTGGTGGACCGGTAGGGCTGGATACTTTAGCAGCCGCCACGGGAGAAGAACGAAATACCATAGAAGATGTGTATGAGCCTTATCTGTTACAGATCGGTTTTATTAATCGTACACCAAGAGGAAGAATTGTTTTAGAAAAGGCTTATAATCATTTTAATATCCCCTTTCAAAAATAA
- the ruvA gene encoding Holliday junction branch migration protein RuvA: protein MFEYLKGTVADILIDKIIVEVNGIGYRIHSTIHSVSQIKKGDAITVYTHLVVREDELSLYGFMSIEELDMFQKLISVSKIGPKVASGILSAYTPNKLSAYILSKDISALSKAPGVGKKTAERIILELKDKVDKTNVVYDYTLFNDDHKDDDEAVQALMALGYSKLESEKAVEAVRDMSLGTEDVIKRALKWLMK, encoded by the coding sequence ATGTTTGAATATTTAAAAGGAACCGTTGCTGATATCCTTATAGATAAAATAATTGTGGAGGTCAATGGAATCGGCTATAGGATTCATAGTACGATTCATAGTGTAAGCCAAATCAAAAAAGGAGACGCCATAACGGTATATACCCATTTGGTAGTTCGAGAAGATGAGTTGAGTTTATATGGTTTTATGTCCATAGAAGAATTGGACATGTTCCAAAAATTAATATCTGTTTCTAAAATTGGTCCCAAAGTAGCTAGCGGTATTCTATCTGCATATACACCAAATAAATTATCGGCTTATATTTTAAGCAAGGATATCTCGGCACTTTCTAAAGCGCCGGGTGTTGGTAAAAAAACTGCAGAGCGAATTATTTTAGAACTGAAGGATAAAGTAGATAAAACCAATGTGGTCTATGATTATACCTTATTCAACGATGATCATAAGGATGATGACGAAGCGGTACAAGCATTGATGGCATTGGGATATTCCAAGTTAGAAAGCGAAAAGGCTGTAGAGGCTGTTCGAGATATGAGTCTTGGAACGGAAGATGTTATAAAGAGGGCGCTGAAATGGCTGATGAAGTAA
- the ruvC gene encoding crossover junction endodeoxyribonuclease RuvC produces MIILGIDPGLAILGYGIINYEGNRFKVLDYGAITTPSTMATPERLKTIYRELDRIITEYNPDTVAIEELFFNTNVKTALLVGHARGVAVLSAANHNKEIFEYTPLQVKQGVVGYGRADKSQIQQMVKTLLNLTKVPKPDDVADALAVAICHAHTGNFTEMFKIK; encoded by the coding sequence ATGATCATATTAGGAATAGACCCAGGTCTTGCAATACTTGGTTACGGTATCATAAACTATGAAGGAAATCGATTCAAGGTGTTGGATTACGGTGCAATTACCACACCCAGCACAATGGCTACGCCAGAACGATTGAAAACAATATATAGGGAGTTGGATCGTATCATTACAGAATATAACCCAGATACAGTAGCCATAGAAGAACTATTTTTTAATACAAACGTTAAAACCGCTTTACTGGTGGGACATGCAAGAGGCGTTGCGGTTTTATCAGCTGCCAATCATAACAAAGAAATCTTTGAATATACCCCCCTACAGGTAAAGCAAGGGGTCGTTGGTTATGGGAGAGCAGATAAATCTCAAATTCAACAAATGGTAAAAACCCTGCTGAATCTTACGAAGGTACCAAAACCTGATGATGTGGCCGATGCCTTGGCAGTTGCTATCTGTCATGCTCACACAGGGAATTTTACTGAAATGTTTAAAATCAAATAA